A genome region from Dickeya chrysanthemi NCPPB 402 includes the following:
- the mlaB gene encoding lipid asymmetry maintenance protein MlaB, translated as MADALKWRQADGILFLEGCLDRDSLLPLWQQRNTLLPGSRVLDVGQVERVDSSGLALLVHFYHQQEQNGSSLEIAGASDRLRTLIQLYNLNEIIPVRSTD; from the coding sequence ATGGCTGACGCGCTGAAGTGGCGGCAGGCTGACGGCATACTGTTTTTGGAGGGCTGTCTGGATCGGGACAGTTTACTGCCGCTCTGGCAACAGCGTAATACGTTGTTGCCAGGTAGCCGTGTGCTGGATGTCGGGCAGGTTGAACGTGTGGATTCCTCCGGTCTTGCCCTTTTGGTGCATTTTTATCACCAGCAGGAACAGAATGGATCGTCGCTAGAGATTGCCGGCGCCAGCGATCGACTGCGGACGCTGATTCAGTTGTATAACCTGAATGAAATCATCCCTGTCCGTTCAACCGATTGA
- the murA gene encoding UDP-N-acetylglucosamine 1-carboxyvinyltransferase, translating to MDKFRVQGPTRLTGEVTISGAKNAALPILFAALLAEEPVEIQNVPKLRDIDTTMKLLSQLGARVERNGSVHVDASTVSVFCAPYDLVKTMRASIWALGPLVARFGQGQVSLPGGCAIGARPVDLHINGLEQLGAHITLEEGYVKATVDGRLKGAHIVMDKVSVGATVTIMSAATLAVGKTIIENAAREPEIVDTANFLNTLGARISGAGSDKIVIEGVERLGGGVYRVLPDRIETGTFLVAAAVSGGKVVCRHTRPDTLDAVLSKLREAGADIEIGDDWISLDMHGRRPKAVNVRTSPHPGFPTDMQAQFSLLNLVAEGTGVITETIFENRFMHIPELIRMGAQAEIESNTVICHGVSRLSGAQVMATDLRASASLVLAGCLAEGTTLVDRIYHIDRGYERIEDKLRALGANIERVSAND from the coding sequence ATGGATAAATTTCGTGTGCAGGGGCCAACCCGGCTCACTGGTGAAGTCACTATTTCCGGTGCCAAAAATGCCGCCCTGCCCATTCTGTTTGCTGCCTTGCTGGCTGAAGAGCCGGTAGAAATCCAGAACGTTCCCAAACTGCGTGATATCGATACCACCATGAAGTTGCTGAGCCAACTGGGGGCGCGCGTCGAGCGCAACGGTTCCGTGCATGTCGACGCCAGTACGGTGAGTGTGTTCTGTGCGCCGTATGACCTGGTGAAGACCATGCGGGCCTCTATTTGGGCGTTGGGCCCGCTGGTGGCGCGTTTTGGTCAGGGACAGGTGTCATTGCCGGGCGGTTGCGCCATCGGTGCCCGTCCGGTTGATTTGCATATAAATGGTCTGGAGCAGTTGGGCGCTCATATCACGCTGGAAGAAGGGTATGTGAAGGCGACGGTTGACGGCCGACTGAAAGGCGCACATATCGTGATGGATAAAGTCAGCGTTGGCGCGACTGTCACCATCATGAGTGCCGCGACGCTGGCAGTGGGTAAAACCATCATTGAGAATGCCGCACGTGAGCCTGAAATTGTCGATACAGCGAACTTCCTGAATACGCTGGGCGCCAGAATCAGCGGCGCAGGTAGCGATAAAATCGTCATCGAAGGGGTAGAGCGTCTGGGCGGCGGGGTATATCGCGTGCTGCCGGATCGTATCGAGACCGGCACGTTTCTGGTAGCGGCGGCGGTATCTGGTGGTAAGGTCGTGTGTCGCCACACCCGTCCGGATACGCTGGATGCGGTGTTATCCAAACTGCGTGAAGCGGGAGCTGATATCGAAATCGGTGACGACTGGATCAGCCTGGACATGCATGGGCGTCGGCCGAAAGCCGTGAATGTGCGTACTTCTCCGCATCCAGGATTTCCAACCGATATGCAGGCACAGTTCAGTTTGCTGAACCTGGTCGCGGAAGGGACCGGTGTTATCACTGAAACCATTTTCGAAAATCGCTTCATGCATATCCCCGAGCTGATTCGTATGGGCGCGCAGGCGGAAATCGAAAGCAACACGGTGATTTGTCACGGCGTTAGCCGTCTGTCTGGTGCGCAAGTGATGGCGACCGACCTGCGAGCGTCGGCGAGTCTGGTGCTGGCCGGATGCCTTGCGGAAGGAACGACGCTGGTTGATCGTATTTATCATATCGATCGCGGCTATGAGCGCATTGAAGACAAACTACGTGCGTTGGGCGCCAATATCGAACGGGTGAGTGCGAACGACTAA
- the zapG gene encoding Z-ring associated protein ZapG, with the protein MTWESALIGFVIGVIIGAVAMRFGNRKLRQQQVLQNELEKNKTELEEYRQELVSHFAHSAELLDNMARDYRQLYQHMAKSSNSLLPDVPIQDNPFRYRLTEAESDNDQSPVDMPPRDYSGSASGLLRGTRPTGK; encoded by the coding sequence ATGACCTGGGAGTCTGCGCTGATTGGATTTGTTATCGGTGTCATCATTGGCGCTGTCGCGATGCGGTTCGGCAACCGTAAACTGCGCCAGCAGCAGGTACTGCAAAACGAACTGGAGAAAAATAAAACCGAACTGGAAGAATACCGTCAGGAATTAGTCAGCCATTTTGCTCATAGTGCGGAATTGCTCGACAATATGGCGCGCGATTACCGTCAGCTTTACCAACATATGGCGAAAAGCTCCAATAGCCTGCTGCCGGATGTACCCATACAGGATAATCCTTTCCGCTACCGCCTGACCGAAGCTGAATCAGACAATGATCAGTCGCCGGTGGATATGCCGCCTCGCGATTACTCCGGCAGCGCGTCCGGCCTGCTGCGCGGCACACGCCCGACGGGCAAATAA
- the degQ gene encoding serine endoprotease DegQ translates to MKKTSLLYSALALGIGLSLSSLPSANAALPAVVEGQALPSLAPMLEKVLPAVVSVHVEGTQVQRQRIPEEFKFFFGPNTPSEKQNARPFEGLGSGVIINAEKGYVLTNNHVVNNADKIQVQLNDGREYDAKLIGRDEQTDIALLQLSDARNLTEIKLADSDQLRVGDFAVAVGNPFGLGQTATSGIISALGRSGLNLEGLENFIQTDASINRGNSGGALVNLRGELIGINTAILAPSGGNVGIGFAIPSNMAQNLAQQLVEFGEVKRGLLGIKGSEMTSEIAKAFKVEAQRGAFVSEVIPKSAAAKAGIKAGDVLVSLDGKPINSFAELRAKVGTTAPGKTVRIGLLRDGKQQEVAVVLDNSANVTTNADTLSPALQGATLNNGQLKDGSKGVVIDNVGKDSAAAKVGLQKGDIIVGVNRERVENITQLRKILEAKPSVLALNIVRGDESIYLLLR, encoded by the coding sequence ATGAAAAAAACATCGTTGTTATATAGCGCACTGGCACTCGGTATTGGACTGTCGTTATCTTCACTGCCTTCAGCCAACGCCGCGTTGCCTGCCGTCGTAGAAGGTCAGGCACTACCCAGCCTGGCGCCGATGCTGGAAAAAGTACTGCCCGCCGTCGTGAGCGTGCATGTGGAAGGTACACAGGTGCAGCGCCAGCGCATCCCGGAAGAGTTTAAATTCTTCTTCGGCCCTAACACCCCATCCGAAAAACAGAATGCTCGCCCGTTTGAAGGACTGGGTTCCGGCGTCATCATCAATGCCGAAAAAGGCTATGTGTTGACCAATAACCACGTCGTCAACAACGCAGATAAAATCCAGGTGCAGTTGAATGACGGTCGTGAATATGATGCCAAGCTGATCGGCCGCGATGAGCAGACCGATATCGCCCTGTTGCAGTTAAGCGACGCCAGGAACCTCACCGAAATCAAACTGGCTGATTCCGATCAGCTGCGCGTCGGTGACTTCGCGGTTGCCGTCGGCAACCCATTCGGACTCGGCCAAACGGCAACGTCCGGCATCATTTCTGCGTTGGGTCGTAGCGGGTTGAATCTGGAAGGATTGGAAAACTTCATCCAGACCGATGCTTCCATCAACCGCGGTAACTCCGGCGGAGCGTTGGTTAACCTGCGGGGCGAATTGATCGGCATTAATACCGCAATTCTGGCGCCAAGCGGCGGCAACGTGGGCATCGGCTTCGCCATTCCAAGCAACATGGCGCAGAATTTGGCGCAACAGTTAGTGGAATTCGGTGAAGTGAAACGCGGCCTGCTGGGTATCAAAGGCAGCGAGATGACCTCTGAAATCGCAAAAGCCTTCAAGGTTGAGGCCCAGCGAGGCGCTTTCGTCAGCGAGGTGATTCCGAAATCAGCGGCTGCCAAAGCAGGCATTAAAGCTGGCGATGTGTTGGTTTCTCTGGATGGCAAGCCCATTAATAGCTTTGCCGAGTTACGCGCCAAAGTCGGCACCACCGCACCGGGTAAAACCGTGCGCATCGGCCTGCTACGTGACGGGAAACAACAAGAAGTTGCGGTGGTACTGGACAATAGCGCCAACGTCACGACAAACGCAGACACCTTGTCCCCAGCTTTGCAGGGCGCCACCCTTAACAACGGTCAGTTGAAAGACGGCAGTAAAGGCGTGGTGATCGACAATGTGGGCAAAGATAGCGCAGCTGCTAAAGTCGGCCTGCAAAAAGGCGACATTATCGTCGGCGTGAACCGTGAACGCGTAGAAAACATCACTCAGTTGCGCAAAATTCTGGAAGCCAAACCCTCGGTATTGGCCCTGAACATTGTTCGCGGCGATGAGAGTATCTATCTTCTGCTGCGTTAA
- the ibaG gene encoding BolA family iron metabolism protein IbaG: MENDEIKDVLMKALALAEAHVSGDGSHFQVIVVGELFKGMSRVKQQQAVYAPLMEYIADNRIHALSIKAYTPEEWQRDRKLSGL, from the coding sequence ATGGAAAACGACGAAATTAAAGACGTGCTGATGAAAGCGCTGGCGCTTGCGGAAGCGCATGTTTCCGGTGACGGCAGTCACTTCCAGGTCATTGTGGTAGGTGAGTTGTTCAAGGGTATGAGCCGCGTAAAACAGCAGCAGGCGGTCTATGCGCCGTTGATGGAATATATCGCGGATAATCGCATTCATGCGTTGTCAATCAAGGCTTACACCCCTGAAGAGTGGCAGCGCGACCGTAAACTGAGCGGTCTGTAA
- the zapE gene encoding cell division protein ZapE: MQRTTPLALYQQALAAQTYQPDEVQHQTVVRLNAIHQTLAEQVWGPSESRAPGLMSKWRSWLGQKETSPTPVQGLYMWGGVGRGKTWLMDLFFHSLPSERKLRLHFHRFMLRVHEELNQLQGQENPLEKVADGFKAQTDILCFDEFFVSDITDAMLLAELLRALFSRGISLVATSNIPPDELYRNGLQRARFLPAIDLIKRYCDVLNVDAGIDYRLRTLTQAHLYLTPINDETEAEMQAMFRRLSGRDGSQPGPVLEVNHRPLATLSAGDGVLAVDFSTLCFEARSQNDYIALSRLYHTVLLHHVPVMEVKDENAARRFLALVDEFYERRVKLIISAQAPMFDIYQGERLKFEYQRCLSRLQEMQSEEYLRQPHLP; the protein is encoded by the coding sequence ATGCAGAGAACAACCCCTTTGGCACTTTACCAGCAGGCTTTGGCAGCTCAAACCTATCAGCCGGATGAAGTGCAGCATCAGACGGTTGTCCGTTTGAACGCCATTCATCAAACACTGGCGGAGCAGGTGTGGGGACCATCGGAGAGCCGTGCACCGGGACTAATGTCGAAATGGCGCAGTTGGCTCGGGCAAAAGGAAACATCGCCGACGCCGGTGCAAGGGCTGTACATGTGGGGTGGTGTGGGGCGGGGTAAAACCTGGCTGATGGACCTGTTTTTCCATAGCCTGCCTTCGGAGCGGAAACTTCGGCTGCATTTCCACCGTTTTATGCTGCGGGTGCATGAAGAGCTGAACCAGTTGCAAGGTCAGGAAAACCCGTTGGAAAAGGTGGCGGACGGCTTTAAAGCGCAGACCGATATTCTGTGTTTCGACGAGTTTTTCGTCTCGGATATTACCGACGCGATGTTATTGGCGGAGTTACTGCGGGCGTTGTTCTCGCGGGGGATCTCGCTGGTGGCGACGTCGAATATTCCACCGGACGAGCTGTATCGAAACGGGTTGCAGCGCGCGCGTTTCCTGCCTGCCATTGATTTGATCAAACGTTACTGCGATGTGCTGAACGTGGATGCCGGCATTGATTACCGGTTACGTACCCTGACCCAGGCTCATCTGTACCTTACGCCTATCAATGACGAGACAGAGGCTGAAATGCAGGCGATGTTTCGTCGTCTATCTGGGCGAGATGGTAGCCAGCCAGGCCCGGTGCTGGAGGTTAATCATCGTCCGCTGGCGACGCTGAGCGCTGGCGACGGAGTACTGGCGGTGGATTTTTCCACACTGTGCTTTGAAGCCCGCAGCCAGAATGATTACATCGCGTTATCGCGGTTATATCACACCGTATTGTTGCATCATGTGCCGGTGATGGAGGTAAAAGATGAGAACGCGGCGCGTCGTTTTCTGGCGCTGGTGGATGAATTCTATGAGCGCCGGGTGAAGTTGATTATCTCTGCGCAGGCGCCGATGTTTGATATTTATCAAGGGGAGCGCCTGAAGTTCGAGTATCAACGGTGCCTGTCGCGTTTACAGGAGATGCAAAGCGAAGAGTACCTACGCCAGCCGCATTTGCCATAG
- the mlaC gene encoding phospholipid-binding protein MlaC, which yields MLKRLLMAVLLVVAPFVNAADQTNPYSLMRDAAQKTFDRLKNEQSHIKQDPNYLRTVVREELLPFVQTKYAGALVLGQYYKSATPEQREAYFKAFETYLEQAYGQALASYHGQTYEIVPEQPLGNAEIVSIRVTIIDNGGRPPIRLDFQWRKNTKTGYWQAYDMIAEGVSMITTKQNEWASTLRQNGVDGLTKQLQASAQQPITLGQKNG from the coding sequence ATGTTAAAACGTTTATTGATGGCGGTTTTGTTGGTCGTTGCCCCGTTTGTTAACGCGGCGGATCAAACCAATCCTTATAGCCTGATGCGTGATGCGGCGCAGAAGACCTTTGATCGTCTCAAAAATGAACAGTCGCATATTAAGCAGGATCCTAACTACCTGCGTACCGTTGTGCGTGAAGAACTGCTGCCTTTTGTGCAGACAAAATATGCTGGCGCGTTGGTGCTCGGGCAGTACTACAAGAGTGCGACGCCTGAGCAGCGTGAGGCGTATTTCAAGGCGTTTGAAACCTATCTTGAGCAGGCGTACGGCCAGGCTTTGGCGTCTTATCATGGTCAGACTTACGAAATAGTACCGGAGCAACCGCTGGGTAACGCCGAGATTGTTTCCATCCGCGTCACCATTATTGATAACGGCGGCCGCCCGCCGATTCGTCTGGATTTTCAGTGGCGTAAAAATACCAAGACTGGTTACTGGCAGGCTTACGACATGATTGCCGAAGGGGTGAGCATGATTACCACCAAACAGAACGAATGGGCGTCTACGCTGCGCCAGAATGGGGTGGACGGTTTGACTAAGCAACTGCAAGCGTCGGCTCAGCAGCCGATTACGCTGGGTCAGAAAAATGGCTGA
- the rpsI gene encoding 30S ribosomal protein S9, giving the protein MAENQYYGTGRRKSSAARVFIKPGSGNIVINQRTLEQYFGRETARMVVRQPLELVDMVGKLDLYITVKGGGISGQAGAIRHGITRALMEYDESLRSELRKAGFVTRDARQVERKKVGLRKARRRPQYSKR; this is encoded by the coding sequence ATGGCTGAAAATCAATACTACGGCACTGGTCGCCGCAAAAGCTCCGCCGCTCGCGTATTCATCAAACCGGGCAGTGGCAACATCGTTATCAACCAGCGTACTCTGGAACAGTACTTTGGCCGCGAAACCGCGCGCATGGTCGTTCGCCAGCCGCTGGAACTGGTCGATATGGTTGGTAAACTGGATCTGTACATCACCGTTAAAGGTGGTGGTATTTCCGGTCAGGCAGGTGCGATCCGTCATGGTATCACCCGCGCTCTGATGGAATACGACGAATCTCTGCGCTCCGAACTGCGTAAAGCCGGCTTCGTTACTCGTGACGCTCGCCAGGTTGAACGTAAAAAAGTGGGTCTGCGCAAAGCACGTCGTCGTCCGCAGTACTCCAAACGTTAA
- the degS gene encoding outer membrane-stress sensor serine endopeptidase DegS, whose protein sequence is MLTKLLRSALFGVIVAGILLLTIPTLRSSQGWFKPSSDSSQENPVSYYQGVRRAAPAVVNVYNQANDPRTQSEMNVRTLGSGVIMNNKGYILTNKHVISNAERIVVTLQDGRMFEALLVGSDSLTDLAVLKIEGANLPEIPINPKRVFHVGDVVMAIGNPYNLGQTVTQGIISATGRVGLTPSGRQNFLQTDASINRGNSGGALINTQGELVGINTLSFDKSDDGGTPEGLGFAIPTALATKIMNKLIRDGRVIRGYIGIRGAQREQLGNQVIGLERLQGIVVSKVDDGGPADKAGMKEGDLLLEVNNKPARSVLETMDQVAEIRPGSVIPVVILRDNQEIKLNMTIQEYPTTD, encoded by the coding sequence ATGCTAACCAAACTGTTACGTTCGGCGCTATTCGGTGTCATCGTGGCTGGCATCCTGTTACTAACCATCCCGACACTGCGCTCCAGCCAGGGCTGGTTCAAACCCAGCAGCGACAGTAGCCAGGAAAATCCGGTCAGTTACTATCAGGGAGTCCGCCGTGCTGCACCCGCCGTGGTGAACGTATACAATCAGGCCAACGATCCGAGAACCCAAAGCGAAATGAACGTCCGCACGCTGGGTTCTGGCGTGATCATGAACAATAAAGGGTACATCCTGACCAACAAGCATGTGATCAGTAATGCTGAGCGAATTGTGGTTACACTGCAGGATGGCCGTATGTTCGAAGCTCTGCTGGTAGGCTCAGACAGCCTGACGGATTTGGCGGTACTGAAAATTGAAGGTGCCAATCTGCCGGAAATTCCCATCAATCCCAAACGGGTATTTCATGTCGGCGACGTCGTGATGGCTATCGGTAACCCCTACAACCTCGGCCAGACGGTGACGCAAGGGATTATCAGCGCGACCGGTCGGGTCGGGCTAACGCCATCCGGTCGACAGAATTTTCTGCAAACCGATGCGTCCATTAATCGCGGTAACTCCGGCGGAGCGCTGATTAACACACAGGGCGAACTGGTCGGCATCAATACATTGTCATTTGACAAAAGCGATGATGGCGGCACACCGGAAGGCCTCGGTTTTGCCATACCCACTGCACTGGCAACCAAGATCATGAATAAGTTGATCCGTGATGGTCGGGTAATTCGCGGTTATATCGGCATCCGTGGCGCCCAGCGTGAACAGTTGGGCAATCAGGTGATTGGTCTGGAACGGTTGCAGGGTATCGTCGTCAGTAAGGTAGACGACGGTGGTCCGGCAGATAAAGCCGGGATGAAGGAAGGCGACTTACTGTTGGAAGTGAATAACAAACCAGCCCGCTCGGTGTTGGAAACCATGGATCAGGTGGCGGAAATTCGCCCTGGTTCGGTCATTCCAGTGGTTATTTTACGGGATAATCAGGAAATAAAACTGAATATGACCATTCAGGAATACCCCACCACCGACTGA
- the rplM gene encoding 50S ribosomal protein L13, translating into MKTFTAKPETVKRDWYVVDASGKTLGRLATELARRLRGKHKAEYTPHVDTGDYIIVLNAEKVAVTGNKRSDKMYYHHTGHIGGIKEATFEEMIARRPERVIEIAVKGMLPKGPLGRAMYRKLKVYAGNEHNHAAQQPQVLDI; encoded by the coding sequence ATGAAAACTTTTACAGCTAAACCAGAAACCGTAAAACGCGACTGGTACGTTGTTGATGCGAGCGGCAAAACTCTTGGCCGTCTGGCTACTGAACTGGCTCGTCGTCTGCGCGGTAAGCACAAAGCGGAATACACTCCGCACGTTGATACCGGTGACTACATCATCGTTCTGAACGCAGAAAAAGTTGCTGTAACCGGCAATAAACGTTCCGACAAGATGTACTACCATCACACCGGCCACATCGGTGGTATCAAAGAAGCGACCTTTGAAGAGATGATTGCCCGCCGTCCTGAGCGCGTAATTGAAATCGCGGTTAAAGGCATGCTGCCGAAGGGCCCGCTGGGTCGTGCTATGTACCGTAAACTGAAAGTTTACGCGGGTAACGAGCACAATCACGCGGCACAGCAACCGCAAGTTCTGGACATTTAA
- the sspA gene encoding stringent starvation protein SspA — MAVAANKRSVMTLFSGPSDIFSHQVRIVLAEKGVSVEIEQVDMDNLPQDLIDLNPYGSVPTLVDRELTLYESRIIMEYLDERFPHPPLMPVYPVARGNSRLMMHRIEQDWYSLMKTIVNGNAQDAEAARKQLREELLAIAPVFNEAPYFMSEEFSLVDCYLAPLLWRLPLLGVELSGSGAKELKGYMTRVFERDAFLASLTEAEREIRLQSRG, encoded by the coding sequence ATGGCTGTCGCTGCCAACAAACGTTCGGTGATGACGCTGTTTTCTGGTCCGTCCGACATTTTTAGCCATCAGGTCCGCATTGTACTGGCCGAGAAAGGGGTAAGTGTCGAGATTGAACAGGTGGACATGGATAATCTGCCGCAGGATCTTATCGATCTCAACCCTTACGGTTCCGTGCCCACATTGGTTGACCGTGAGCTGACGTTGTATGAATCACGTATCATCATGGAATATCTGGATGAGCGTTTCCCTCACCCGCCGTTGATGCCGGTTTACCCGGTGGCGCGAGGAAACAGCCGTCTGATGATGCATCGGATCGAACAGGACTGGTATTCGTTGATGAAAACCATCGTCAATGGTAATGCTCAGGATGCGGAAGCCGCCCGTAAGCAATTGCGTGAAGAGCTGCTGGCGATCGCCCCGGTTTTCAACGAAGCGCCTTATTTTATGAGCGAAGAATTCAGTCTGGTGGATTGCTATCTGGCACCGCTGCTGTGGCGCCTGCCGTTGCTGGGCGTTGAATTGAGTGGTTCCGGCGCCAAAGAGCTGAAAGGTTATATGACCCGCGTATTCGAACGTGATGCCTTCCTGGCTTCTCTGACAGAAGCTGAGCGCGAAATTCGGTTGCAATCCAGAGGGTAA